One Anaerobacillus alkaliphilus DNA window includes the following coding sequences:
- the pckA gene encoding phosphoenolpyruvate carboxykinase (ATP), with translation MSTLSYETELDKLLKGSNISHDLPVSQLVERALERKEGILTSTGALRATTGKYTGRSPQDKYIVEETSIKEKINWGSVNQPISKEVFENLYKKVLAYLETKDEVFVSKNFAGADIGYRLPIRVVNEYAWHNLFARQLFIRPNAEELLTHEAEFTVISAPGFKADPNLDGTKSETFIIVSFEKRTVLIGGTEYAGEIKKSIFSIMNYILPERNVLSMHCSANVGDEGDVALFFGLSGTGKTTLSADPSRHLIGDDEHGWSHTGVFNIEGGCYAKCINLTEEKEPEIFNAIRFGSVLENVMLDENRTPDYNDTTLTENTRAAYPIELIPNCVIPSVAGHPNTIIFLTADAFGVLPPISKLTKEQAMYHFLSGYTSKLAGTERGVTSPEATFSTCFGAPFLPLPAYRYAEMLGEKINQHDVQVFLVNTGWSGGQYGVGKRMNLTYTRAMVQAALLGELHSVETVVDSIFGLHIPTRCPGVPDEVLQPKETWEDKEAYDNKAKELASKFQENFMKFDKVSDIIRNAGPKF, from the coding sequence ATGAGTACACTTAGCTATGAAACAGAACTAGATAAGCTTTTAAAAGGCAGTAATATTAGCCATGACTTACCCGTTTCTCAATTAGTAGAAAGAGCTCTTGAAAGAAAAGAAGGAATTCTAACATCTACTGGTGCCCTACGTGCAACTACTGGTAAATATACTGGTCGTTCACCACAGGATAAATATATCGTTGAAGAAACGTCTATTAAAGAGAAAATTAATTGGGGGTCTGTAAACCAACCAATTAGTAAAGAAGTCTTTGAAAACTTATATAAAAAGGTCCTTGCATACTTAGAAACTAAAGATGAGGTTTTTGTTTCTAAAAATTTTGCTGGAGCTGATATTGGTTATCGACTTCCGATCCGAGTAGTGAACGAGTATGCTTGGCATAATCTTTTTGCTCGTCAATTATTTATTCGTCCAAATGCAGAAGAGTTACTTACACATGAAGCTGAATTTACTGTAATCTCAGCTCCTGGTTTTAAAGCGGATCCAAATCTAGATGGTACGAAATCTGAGACATTTATTATTGTATCATTTGAAAAACGTACTGTCCTAATTGGAGGTACTGAATATGCAGGAGAAATTAAAAAATCAATCTTCTCAATTATGAATTATATATTACCTGAGCGAAATGTGCTATCTATGCACTGTTCAGCTAATGTTGGTGATGAAGGTGATGTTGCCTTATTCTTCGGGCTTTCTGGAACTGGAAAAACAACTTTATCTGCTGATCCAAGTCGTCACCTAATTGGAGACGATGAGCACGGCTGGTCGCACACGGGTGTCTTCAATATTGAAGGTGGTTGCTACGCAAAATGTATTAACCTTACTGAGGAAAAAGAGCCTGAAATCTTTAATGCAATTCGTTTTGGCTCTGTACTCGAGAACGTTATGTTAGATGAAAACCGAACACCAGACTACAACGATACAACTCTAACTGAAAATACTCGTGCTGCCTATCCAATTGAGTTGATACCAAACTGTGTCATTCCAAGTGTTGCAGGTCATCCGAACACGATTATTTTCTTAACTGCAGACGCATTTGGAGTATTACCTCCAATAAGCAAGTTAACGAAAGAACAGGCAATGTATCACTTCCTGTCTGGGTATACGAGTAAATTAGCGGGAACAGAGCGTGGAGTAACAAGCCCAGAAGCAACATTCTCAACATGTTTTGGAGCACCATTCTTACCACTACCTGCGTACCGATATGCAGAGATGCTAGGGGAAAAAATCAATCAACATGATGTTCAAGTTTTTCTAGTTAACACGGGCTGGTCTGGTGGCCAATATGGCGTCGGCAAACGTATGAATTTAACTTATACTCGCGCGATGGTTCAGGCAGCTTTACTAGGAGAACTTCATTCAGTGGAAACAGTCGTTGATTCAATTTTTGGCTTACACATTCCTACAAGATGCCCTGGAGTACCAGATGAAGTACTTCAACCAAAAGAAACATGGGAAGATAAAGAAGCATATGATAATAAAGCTAAAGAACTTGCGTCGAAGTTCCAAGAAAACTTCATGAAGTTTGATAAGGTTTCTGATATCATTCGTAATGCAGGGCCAAAATTCTAA
- a CDS encoding ABC transporter substrate-binding protein produces the protein MKGFSKVIFLSLMTSLAALLFVGCSSSKETDTIRVAEVTRSIFYAPQYVAISEGFFEEEGIEIDLTTTWGGDTTMTTLLANGADVALVGAETSIYVYAQGANDPPINFAALTQTDGTFLVSREPIENFDWDMLRGSTFLGQRKGGMPQMVGEHVLRKHGINPQNDLNLIQNIDFGNIPSAFASGTGQFVQLFEPTATQFELEGLGHIVASFGAESGTVPYTGFMAKQSYIEKNGDVLERFTRALYKAQQWVQSSSTEEIAKSIQPFFSDTDMEVIKSVVENYKSQGSYATSPRIKEEAWENLHIIMDQAGELPMHVNYQDLVNTDIADKVTK, from the coding sequence ATGAAAGGTTTTAGTAAGGTGATTTTTTTAAGTTTAATGACGTCTTTAGCTGCACTACTATTTGTTGGTTGTTCGTCCTCAAAAGAAACAGACACCATTCGAGTAGCTGAAGTTACAAGATCAATATTTTACGCACCACAATATGTAGCTATTTCGGAGGGCTTCTTTGAGGAAGAAGGCATCGAAATTGACTTAACTACTACATGGGGTGGAGACACGACTATGACTACCCTTTTGGCTAATGGTGCAGATGTGGCTCTAGTTGGAGCTGAAACCTCTATCTATGTATATGCACAAGGGGCAAATGACCCCCCTATTAACTTTGCAGCCTTAACACAAACAGATGGCACATTTCTAGTATCTAGAGAACCTATTGAAAATTTTGATTGGGATATGTTGAGAGGAAGTACGTTCCTTGGTCAAAGAAAAGGCGGTATGCCACAGATGGTTGGTGAGCATGTATTAAGAAAACATGGAATTAACCCTCAGAACGACTTAAATCTCATTCAAAATATCGATTTTGGAAATATCCCAAGTGCTTTTGCATCTGGAACTGGTCAGTTTGTCCAGTTGTTTGAGCCAACAGCAACACAATTTGAACTTGAAGGATTAGGCCACATCGTTGCTTCCTTTGGTGCTGAGTCTGGAACCGTCCCTTACACAGGCTTTATGGCAAAACAGAGTTATATTGAAAAAAATGGTGATGTGCTTGAGCGCTTTACAAGAGCCTTATATAAAGCTCAACAATGGGTTCAGTCTAGTTCAACAGAAGAGATTGCAAAATCTATTCAACCATTTTTTAGTGATACAGATATGGAAGTCATAAAAAGTGTTGTTGAAAATTATAAATCACAGGGTTCTTATGCCACTTCTCCTAGAATTAAAGAAGAGGCCTGGGAAAACCTTCATATCATTATGGATCAAGCTGGAGAATTGCCAATGCACGTTAATTATCAGGACTTAGTCAATACTGATATTGCAGATAAAGTAACGAAGTAA
- a CDS encoding ABC transporter ATP-binding protein, with product MSIVRIKNVNKTFFSQEAATTALKDISLSVEPGEFISLIGPSGCGKTTLLSLIAGLLQPTNGEINIEGQQILRPSPKTGYMLQQDYLFPWLTIEQNITIGLKTMKKYNDNSKNFALSLLEKMGLLDKKNDYPSQLSGGMRQRVALVRILATEPKLLLLDEPFSALDYQTKLKLEDLVSYTIKEQEKTAILVTHDIGEAIAMSDRIVLLSSRPGKISNTFVVPETLRLLSPFQARNHQDYNKLFQRIWKELESLEEQHL from the coding sequence ATGTCGATTGTCAGGATTAAAAATGTTAACAAAACATTTTTTTCACAAGAAGCTGCAACAACCGCCCTCAAAGATATTTCACTCTCTGTAGAACCAGGTGAATTCATCTCTTTAATCGGACCAAGCGGTTGTGGTAAAACAACGTTATTGTCTCTGATTGCAGGCTTGCTTCAACCTACGAACGGAGAGATTAATATTGAGGGGCAGCAAATCTTGCGACCATCACCGAAAACTGGATATATGTTGCAGCAAGATTATTTATTCCCTTGGTTAACCATTGAACAAAACATTACTATTGGTTTAAAAACAATGAAGAAATATAATGATAACTCTAAAAATTTTGCGTTATCATTACTAGAAAAGATGGGGCTTTTAGATAAGAAAAATGATTATCCTAGTCAGTTATCCGGGGGAATGCGCCAACGTGTTGCCCTAGTTCGAATATTAGCCACTGAACCTAAACTTTTATTATTAGATGAACCATTTTCTGCCTTAGACTATCAAACAAAATTAAAGCTTGAAGATCTAGTCTCATATACAATTAAAGAACAAGAAAAAACAGCTATATTAGTTACCCATGATATTGGCGAAGCAATTGCCATGTCAGATCGAATTGTGCTGTTATCATCACGCCCAGGAAAAATATCCAATACGTTTGTTGTTCCCGAGACATTAAGACTCTTATCACCTTTTCAAGCTAGAAACCATCAGGATTATAACAAGCTCTTTCAACGAATATGGAAGGAGTTGGAGAGTCTTGAAGAACAACATCTCTAG
- a CDS encoding ABC transporter permease: MKNNISSLHEQYKYKKRVEGVKIRFTQLTILLLFFFTWELAARMRWVDPLLFSMPSRVWNLFLEKVQDGSLLIHTSVTLFETIAGFILGTVIGTLIAATLWWSPFLSRVLDPYLVVLNSMPKIALGPILIVGLGPGYLSIIAMGALISVIITTLVVYNAFKGVDENYLKVVQTFGATKQQSFKSVILPATVPTIISTLKVNVGLSWVGVIVGEFLVSKQGLGYMIIYGFQVFNFNLVILSLLVIAVLATLMYQGVELLERKLTKQMLK, translated from the coding sequence TTGAAGAACAACATCTCTAGTCTACACGAACAGTATAAATACAAAAAACGGGTAGAAGGGGTTAAAATAAGGTTTACACAACTTACAATCCTTTTATTATTTTTCTTTACTTGGGAGCTTGCTGCTAGGATGCGTTGGGTTGATCCACTTCTATTTAGCATGCCATCGAGGGTATGGAACTTATTTCTCGAAAAAGTACAGGATGGGTCATTACTCATCCATACATCAGTTACCCTTTTTGAAACGATTGCTGGGTTTATACTGGGAACTGTTATTGGAACACTTATTGCCGCAACTCTATGGTGGTCACCATTTTTATCAAGAGTTCTAGACCCCTATTTAGTTGTTCTAAACTCCATGCCTAAGATTGCCCTAGGCCCAATTTTAATTGTTGGTCTTGGACCAGGCTATTTATCTATTATTGCAATGGGAGCATTAATCTCAGTAATAATCACGACACTCGTCGTCTACAATGCCTTTAAAGGAGTCGATGAGAATTACCTAAAGGTTGTCCAAACATTTGGTGCTACAAAGCAACAGTCTTTTAAATCAGTTATCTTACCTGCGACTGTACCGACAATTATTTCTACATTAAAGGTTAATGTAGGTCTCTCATGGGTAGGGGTTATTGTTGGAGAATTCTTAGTATCAAAGCAAGGTTTAGGCTATATGATTATTTATGGTTTCCAAGTCTTTAACTTTAACTTAGTAATCTTAAGCCTGTTAGTGATTGCAGTATTAGCAACATTAATGTATCAAGGCGTTGAGCTACTAGAACGAAAATTAACAAAACAAATGCTCAAATAA
- a CDS encoding spore coat protein, which produces MSDRIEQSAEQMNKEVQISEELIHIMNSCDVKVSTTDTKAAVSLQASLQAAIALIITISIADSSQAEKITQDLLQSTKIKQESIQKVVIDNSQGVNVTTTDTQVALNIQLLLQLLLALIVRLDIL; this is translated from the coding sequence ATGAGTGACAGAATAGAACAAAGTGCAGAACAAATGAATAAAGAAGTTCAAATTTCAGAAGAGTTAATTCACATTATGAACTCTTGTGATGTCAAGGTAAGTACAACAGATACAAAAGCTGCGGTATCATTACAAGCATCATTACAAGCGGCAATCGCCTTAATCATCACGATATCAATTGCCGATAGTTCACAAGCAGAAAAAATTACTCAAGACCTATTACAATCAACAAAAATTAAACAAGAATCTATTCAAAAGGTTGTCATTGATAATTCACAAGGGGTAAACGTTACAACAACAGACACACAAGTTGCATTAAACATTCAACTTTTATTACAACTTTTATTAGCATTAATTGTAAGGCTAGACATTTTATAA
- the ytkD gene encoding RNA deprotection pyrophosphohydrolase → MSNSYSFYDYYRNKVEFSYNDHPFSKEPRHVWVICMYEGKWLLTRHAERGIEFPGGKVEEGETAPEAAKREVSEETGGKVENLTYIGQYRVTGKQEVVIKNVYFALISGLEIKDHYFETEGPILLKELPPKIRTDKEYSFIMKDEVLTFSLKWLETEKKNSL, encoded by the coding sequence TTGTCTAATTCTTATTCATTTTATGATTATTATCGTAATAAAGTTGAATTTTCCTATAACGACCATCCTTTTTCCAAAGAACCTCGACATGTTTGGGTTATTTGTATGTATGAGGGAAAATGGTTATTAACTCGTCATGCAGAACGGGGTATCGAGTTTCCAGGAGGAAAAGTAGAAGAGGGAGAAACGGCGCCAGAAGCAGCAAAGCGAGAAGTTTCTGAAGAAACCGGAGGTAAAGTCGAAAATTTAACTTATATTGGTCAATACCGCGTCACAGGAAAACAAGAAGTTGTTATAAAAAATGTGTATTTTGCTCTAATTAGTGGTCTTGAAATAAAGGATCACTACTTTGAAACAGAAGGTCCTATTTTATTGAAAGAATTACCTCCAAAAATCAGAACTGATAAGGAATACAGTTTTATTATGAAAGATGAAGTTCTTACGTTTAGCTTAAAATGGTTAGAAACAGAAAAAAAGAACAGCCTTTAG
- a CDS encoding MFS transporter produces MDDKKTWDLVSLASIPLVMTLGNSMLIPVLPTIEKELNISSLQVSMIITVYSVVAIILIPIAGYLSDQYGRKLIIIPSLTLAAIGGLISGWASWQIDDAYGIIIIGRLLQGIGAAGAAPIVMPLVGDIFTDEKDVSNGLGVIETSNTFGKVLSPILGAVLAAVVWYMPFFAFPVFCLVSIVMMIFLVKNPPVSSKPPKLNVFIRSIKNIFKNEGRWLYSVFVIGCICMFVLFGVLFYLSTMLEERHNIDGIKKGIILAIPLAALCLSSYVTGKTIGKEKMKMKIVTVVGLVILTIANFSVAFTKDIYVLLTAMFASGVGIGFALPSLDALVTEGIAKEERGTITSIYSSMRFVGVALGPPVVAILMKASHFTLFAVVTFVSLVSVFITMKFIKPTEDD; encoded by the coding sequence ATGGACGATAAAAAAACGTGGGATCTTGTTTCTTTAGCATCTATTCCTTTAGTTATGACACTAGGGAATTCTATGTTAATTCCAGTGCTTCCGACGATTGAAAAAGAGTTAAATATTAGTTCCTTGCAGGTTAGTATGATTATTACTGTTTATTCTGTTGTTGCAATTATCTTAATACCAATTGCCGGGTATTTATCTGATCAGTATGGAAGGAAGCTAATAATTATTCCAAGCTTGACGCTTGCAGCTATTGGTGGACTTATTTCTGGCTGGGCGTCTTGGCAAATAGATGATGCTTATGGAATTATTATTATTGGACGATTATTACAGGGAATTGGTGCGGCTGGTGCGGCCCCTATAGTAATGCCACTTGTAGGAGACATATTCACCGATGAAAAAGATGTCAGCAATGGATTAGGTGTTATTGAAACGTCAAATACATTCGGAAAAGTGTTGAGTCCGATTTTGGGTGCAGTCTTAGCTGCAGTGGTTTGGTACATGCCATTTTTTGCATTTCCTGTTTTTTGTTTGGTGTCAATTGTCATGATGATTTTTTTAGTGAAAAACCCACCAGTGTCAAGCAAACCGCCAAAACTTAATGTATTTATAAGGTCGATTAAAAATATTTTTAAAAATGAAGGTCGTTGGCTCTATTCTGTGTTCGTCATTGGTTGTATCTGTATGTTCGTTCTCTTTGGTGTCTTGTTTTATTTATCAACTATGTTAGAAGAGAGGCATAACATTGATGGTATAAAAAAGGGAATTATATTAGCGATCCCACTTGCAGCTTTATGTTTGTCTTCTTATGTTACAGGAAAAACGATTGGTAAAGAAAAGATGAAGATGAAGATTGTAACTGTTGTGGGGTTAGTCATTTTGACTATTGCAAATTTTTCTGTTGCGTTTACGAAAGACATTTATGTCTTGTTAACAGCTATGTTTGCATCGGGAGTTGGAATTGGTTTTGCCCTACCTAGTTTGGATGCCCTTGTCACAGAAGGGATCGCTAAAGAAGAAAGAGGTACAATTACGTCAATTTATAGTAGCATGAGGTTTGTTGGTGTCGCACTAGGACCACCAGTTGTTGCTATATTAATGAAAGCTTCCCACTTTACGTTATTTGCTGTTGTGACCTTTGTTAGTCTCGTTTCAGTTTTTATTACGATGAAATTTATTAAACCTACCGAGGACGATTAG
- a CDS encoding cold-shock protein — protein MPQGKVKWFNAEKGFGFIEVEGQDDVFVHFSAIQGEGFKSLDEGQEVSFDVETGNRGPQAVNVVRI, from the coding sequence ATGCCACAAGGTAAAGTAAAATGGTTTAATGCAGAAAAAGGCTTTGGATTTATTGAAGTAGAAGGACAAGATGATGTATTTGTTCACTTTTCAGCTATTCAAGGTGAAGGTTTCAAATCACTTGACGAAGGTCAAGAAGTTAGCTTTGACGTTGAAACTGGCAACCGTGGTCCACAAGCTGTAAATGTTGTAAGAATATAA
- a CDS encoding twin-arginine translocase TatA/TatE family subunit: MLGNIGIPGLILILVIALIIFGPKKLPEMGRAVGQTLREFKKSTRELTSDFDDDDKKPVKSVEKQVDPTEEAKKTD, encoded by the coding sequence ATGTTAGGAAATATCGGAATTCCAGGGTTAATCTTAATTTTAGTTATCGCTTTAATTATATTTGGTCCGAAAAAGTTACCTGAAATGGGTAGAGCGGTAGGTCAGACGTTAAGGGAGTTCAAAAAGTCAACACGGGAGTTAACAAGCGATTTTGACGATGACGACAAGAAACCTGTAAAATCTGTGGAGAAACAAGTAGACCCGACAGAAGAAGCTAAAAAGACCGATTAA
- a CDS encoding molybdopterin biosynthesis protein, whose protein sequence is MSKEFNRKVYLQDKPRQQAKDELIQKANLLPEIETVPTRNGLGRVTALPIFASLSMPHYHASAMDGIAVRADETYEAHEQRPLHLKKNQQFIYVDTGNPVPSEFNAVIMVEDLQEVDEETIEIIAPATPWQNIRPVGEDVVCGEMILPQGHTLRPVDLGALLAGGVLELPVVKKPKVAILPTGNELVQPGSPMKPGDIVEFNGTVFSSFVQEWGGDPLLYDIVVDNPEHIRKAIENAADEADMIIINAGSSAGSKDYTVHVISELGQVYTHGIATRPGKPVILGEVKGKPIIGVPGYPVSAYLALEWFLRPLVYHYQGIQEPKRETLHVRLGRRVVSNMGAEDFVRLNVGFVNGEYIANPLTRAAGVTMSMVRADGILVVPPESQGFEQGETVEIELYKPIEAIRKGVLFTGSHDLSIDIVSSLLKKKDVNRQVISSHVGSLAGIMAIRKGEAHVTGIHLLDPETDTYNLPYVEKYLAGEDVVVIPFLKREQGWIVPKGNPLGIKTLEDIVEKGGAYVNRQRGAGTRILFDSLLKKHSLTSEQIQGYEREMFSHLSVAAEVKEKENSVGLGVYSAASTMGLDFIPVADESYDLVMTKSFFDSEGGTLFLDVIQSDEFSRMVEQLGGYKVVRNQSSIF, encoded by the coding sequence GTGAGCAAAGAATTTAATCGTAAAGTATATTTACAAGATAAACCTAGACAACAAGCCAAAGATGAACTAATTCAAAAAGCAAACTTACTACCAGAAATAGAAACTGTTCCTACTAGAAATGGATTAGGAAGGGTGACGGCACTTCCAATCTTTGCTAGCCTTTCAATGCCTCATTACCATGCCTCGGCAATGGATGGAATAGCTGTTCGAGCCGATGAAACCTATGAAGCACATGAACAACGTCCACTTCACTTGAAGAAAAACCAGCAATTTATTTATGTTGATACAGGAAACCCAGTTCCAAGTGAATTTAACGCTGTCATTATGGTTGAGGATTTACAAGAAGTGGATGAGGAGACGATCGAGATCATTGCTCCAGCAACACCTTGGCAAAACATTCGTCCTGTAGGTGAAGATGTTGTTTGTGGAGAAATGATTTTACCACAAGGACATACGTTAAGACCTGTTGATCTAGGGGCGTTATTAGCTGGAGGTGTTTTAGAACTTCCTGTAGTAAAAAAACCGAAAGTTGCGATTTTACCAACAGGCAACGAGCTGGTTCAGCCTGGTTCACCAATGAAGCCTGGTGACATTGTTGAATTTAACGGTACAGTTTTTTCTAGCTTTGTTCAAGAGTGGGGGGGAGATCCCCTCCTCTATGATATCGTTGTTGATAACCCTGAACACATTCGTAAAGCAATTGAAAATGCAGCAGATGAGGCAGATATGATTATCATAAATGCTGGGTCGTCTGCTGGTTCAAAAGACTATACTGTCCATGTGATTAGTGAATTAGGCCAAGTGTATACCCACGGTATTGCTACACGTCCAGGTAAACCTGTGATCTTAGGAGAAGTAAAAGGAAAGCCTATTATTGGTGTCCCTGGTTATCCAGTATCTGCTTATTTAGCTTTAGAATGGTTCTTGCGACCACTAGTGTATCACTATCAAGGCATTCAAGAACCAAAACGTGAAACATTACATGTTCGTTTAGGAAGACGAGTTGTTTCTAATATGGGTGCTGAAGACTTTGTTAGACTAAATGTAGGATTTGTTAATGGTGAGTATATTGCAAATCCTTTAACCAGAGCAGCTGGAGTTACGATGTCAATGGTACGAGCAGACGGTATTTTAGTGGTTCCCCCTGAAAGTCAAGGTTTTGAACAAGGTGAAACCGTTGAAATTGAGCTATATAAACCCATAGAGGCAATTCGAAAAGGTGTGTTATTTACAGGTAGTCACGATTTATCGATTGATATTGTTTCCTCATTACTTAAGAAAAAAGATGTTAATAGGCAAGTCATCTCATCTCATGTCGGTAGTTTAGCCGGAATTATGGCAATTCGAAAAGGAGAAGCCCATGTAACAGGTATTCACTTGCTAGATCCGGAGACTGACACTTATAACCTTCCTTATGTAGAAAAGTACTTAGCTGGTGAAGATGTTGTAGTTATACCATTCTTGAAAAGAGAGCAGGGGTGGATCGTACCAAAGGGTAATCCACTCGGTATCAAAACTCTTGAAGATATCGTAGAAAAAGGTGGAGCATACGTAAATCGTCAAAGAGGAGCAGGTACGAGAATTTTGTTTGACTCACTGTTGAAAAAACACTCGCTTACATCAGAGCAAATACAAGGCTATGAAAGAGAAATGTTTTCTCACTTAAGTGTAGCTGCTGAAGTGAAGGAAAAGGAAAATAGTGTAGGTTTAGGAGTATACTCTGCAGCCTCAACGATGGGACTTGACTTTATCCCTGTTGCTGATGAAAGCTATGATCTAGTTATGACAAAGAGCTTCTTTGATAGTGAAGGCGGCACGCTATTCCTTGATGTGATCCAATCTGATGAGTTTTCAAGAATGGTCGAACAGTTGGGCGGTTATAAAGTAGTCCGTAATCAGTCATCAATTTTTTAA
- the glp gene encoding gephyrin-like molybdotransferase Glp — protein MQFFKVKTVEETFALIEDIVQSIKVVEEIPLDQSLHRILAEDIIATESVPSFPRSTVDGYAVKAKETFGSSETMPGFLNVVGSVKMGEEATTPLSHGEAIYIPTGGMMPPNSDSVIMIEHCEDLSGLLNTYKQVAPGENVIQIGEDVKEGDVLITKGTKLRPQELGAIAAIGKTQVAVFKQLTIGYLSSGDEIVPYETEQIQIGQVRDINALTITSLVQEWGAKAIYAGIVSDDYTEYQQRAEELFKEVDCLVLSGGSSVGAKDYTTQVIESLGEPGVYIHGISIKPGKPTILAMAGDKPVIGLPGHPASAMIIFSLFGGEIIKKLSGEISGNRLDRVQVRLTKNIHSSMGRTDYIRVKLIEQEGEWWAEPIIGKSGLISTLVQSDAVVEIKSEFEGARQGDFVPAILLR, from the coding sequence ATGCAATTTTTTAAGGTTAAGACGGTTGAAGAAACATTTGCACTTATTGAAGATATAGTCCAATCAATTAAAGTAGTGGAGGAAATTCCTCTTGATCAATCGCTTCATCGTATATTAGCAGAAGATATTATTGCTACTGAATCTGTTCCTAGTTTTCCAAGATCAACAGTTGACGGATATGCTGTAAAGGCAAAAGAAACCTTTGGTTCATCAGAAACCATGCCAGGGTTTCTTAACGTAGTTGGTAGTGTAAAAATGGGTGAAGAAGCCACAACCCCACTTAGCCATGGAGAGGCAATTTATATTCCTACTGGTGGTATGATGCCGCCAAATAGTGATAGCGTTATCATGATTGAACATTGTGAAGACCTGTCTGGACTACTCAATACGTATAAACAAGTAGCACCAGGAGAGAACGTTATTCAAATTGGTGAAGATGTAAAAGAAGGTGACGTGCTTATTACGAAAGGTACGAAGCTCAGACCGCAAGAACTTGGTGCAATTGCTGCGATTGGTAAAACTCAAGTGGCAGTTTTTAAACAGCTGACAATAGGATACCTATCTAGTGGTGATGAAATTGTCCCCTATGAAACAGAGCAAATTCAAATTGGGCAAGTACGTGATATCAACGCGTTAACGATTACAAGTCTAGTACAAGAATGGGGAGCAAAAGCCATTTATGCTGGAATTGTATCGGATGACTACACTGAGTATCAACAGCGTGCAGAAGAATTGTTTAAAGAAGTTGATTGTTTAGTGTTATCAGGGGGAAGCTCTGTCGGAGCAAAAGATTATACGACTCAAGTGATTGAGTCATTAGGTGAACCAGGTGTTTACATTCATGGCATTTCCATTAAACCGGGAAAACCGACGATACTAGCAATGGCAGGCGATAAGCCAGTGATCGGTCTACCAGGACATCCTGCATCAGCAATGATTATTTTCTCGTTGTTTGGGGGGGAAATCATAAAAAAACTTAGTGGAGAGATAAGTGGTAATAGGTTAGATCGAGTTCAAGTAAGGTTAACGAAAAATATCCACTCTTCTATGGGAAGAACAGATTATATTCGCGTGAAGTTAATTGAACAAGAGGGAGAATGGTGGGCTGAGCCGATTATTGGTAAATCAGGACTCATTTCAACACTAGTACAGAGTGATGCCGTGGTAGAAATAAAATCTGAATTTGAAGGTGCAAGACAAGGCGATTTTGTACCTGCAATATTGCTACGTTAG
- a CDS encoding formate dehydrogenase accessory protein FdhE, protein MKQTVISPEYLDLQTAISNKQLEWEKQLDKDMVVTKQSLHHKEVPVIAQTSLNIDFDQYQQWIIQLASFLVEKDDKLTNCVELLKEKLDCELVKIWSEEVLSFNQLYFQAFAEKEGLPEWLPYFLAEHSIRPYLRMVSSAYSSELPNLRTSGSCPCCGEPIRVAVLEGKGIKMIVCPRCEAKWNQKRIHCSFCGNEDHKLISYYNIENDNSSRIEVCDKCNGYSKIIDTRKLLKKQSAFLLDLTSIHLDFVAQENGFGVTKDEDKVKS, encoded by the coding sequence ATGAAACAAACAGTAATCTCTCCTGAATATTTAGATTTACAAACAGCCATCTCTAACAAACAACTAGAATGGGAAAAACAACTAGATAAAGATATGGTAGTAACAAAACAATCTTTACATCATAAAGAAGTTCCAGTTATTGCACAAACATCACTTAACATTGATTTCGATCAATACCAACAATGGATAATTCAACTGGCAAGTTTTCTAGTGGAAAAAGATGATAAACTAACAAACTGTGTGGAACTGTTAAAGGAGAAACTAGATTGTGAGTTAGTGAAAATATGGTCTGAAGAAGTGCTTAGTTTTAACCAACTTTACTTTCAAGCGTTTGCCGAAAAAGAAGGATTGCCAGAGTGGCTCCCATATTTTTTAGCGGAACATAGCATTCGACCGTATCTGCGAATGGTATCAAGTGCTTATAGTAGTGAATTACCAAACCTAAGAACCAGCGGAAGTTGTCCGTGCTGTGGTGAACCAATTCGGGTTGCAGTACTTGAAGGTAAGGGCATAAAAATGATTGTTTGTCCACGCTGTGAAGCGAAATGGAATCAAAAACGGATTCATTGTTCTTTTTGTGGGAATGAGGACCACAAACTTATTAGCTATTACAATATTGAAAACGATAATAGTTCAAGAATAGAAGTCTGTGACAAGTGTAATGGATATAGCAAGATTATAGATACAAGAAAATTATTAAAGAAACAATCTGCATTTCTGTTAGATTTAACTAGTATTCATCTAGACTTTGTAGCTCAGGAGAATGGTTTCGGAGTGACGAAAGATGAGGACAAAGTGAAAAGCTAG